One Spirochaeta africana DSM 8902 genomic window carries:
- a CDS encoding HAD family hydrolase produces the protein MNYDTIIFDIDGTLWNACPASAKGWNLGLASLGIDARVTAQQIEGVAGHPYATCVEMLLPGLQEQYPDLLDTLNNREIEVVKTDGGTLYEGVTEGIKILANSYKVFLVSNCQDWYMKIFLEFSGLEPFLTSFDCHGMSGLPKDQMLSRIQRTYCLHTPVYVGDTEGDESAARVAGMDFIHVSYGFGSAASAVKHVDSFSALLDYLEG, from the coding sequence ATGAACTATGACACCATAATTTTCGATATCGACGGAACACTCTGGAACGCCTGCCCGGCAAGTGCGAAAGGCTGGAATCTTGGGCTGGCGAGCCTTGGTATCGATGCACGAGTTACGGCACAACAGATAGAAGGCGTTGCCGGACATCCGTACGCTACATGCGTCGAGATGCTTTTGCCCGGATTGCAGGAACAATATCCGGATTTGCTGGACACGCTGAACAATCGTGAAATCGAAGTAGTGAAAACCGATGGCGGAACCCTCTATGAGGGTGTCACTGAAGGAATAAAAATACTCGCCAACTCGTATAAGGTTTTCCTGGTAAGCAACTGTCAGGACTGGTACATGAAAATCTTCCTGGAATTTTCCGGCCTGGAGCCGTTTCTCACCAGCTTTGACTGTCATGGTATGTCTGGCCTGCCAAAGGACCAGATGCTTTCAAGAATACAGCGCACGTATTGCCTGCATACTCCTGTGTACGTTGGTGATACTGAAGGCGATGAATCCGCAGCACGCGTGGCTGGAATGGATTTTATCCATGTTTCCTATGGTTTCGGCTCTGCTGCCTCAGCCGTAAAACACGTAGATTCTTTTTCGGCTTTGCTGGATTATTTGGAGGGCTAA
- a CDS encoding alpha/beta hydrolase family protein translates to MGIVEESITIGTQYQLAGILTLPVPAADTPCPAVVLVHGSGAHDMNEKVGNVQPFKDLAEGLARCGIATIRYNKRTLTYGKELVQDSGLDLTVKEETIEDAIYAADLAKNDPRIDSQKVFLLGHSMGGMLVPRIDADGGDFAGLIIWAGSPRRLEEIIIDQQDAFMKTAHPVMKWVMRRRIGALRDKFDRLYNMSDEEAKKTPLFNKYSTMYYLKEWGEKPAARYMQDLDKPILVMHAGADVHVSTEKDFEAYRKLLADHRNATFKLYPDLNHMFMQSIYSDIKKALKEYKIPQTVSATVIHDICQWIHARGE, encoded by the coding sequence ATGGGGATTGTCGAAGAGAGCATAACCATTGGTACGCAGTATCAGTTGGCGGGTATATTAACCCTTCCGGTGCCGGCGGCAGATACCCCCTGTCCTGCTGTGGTGCTGGTTCATGGCTCCGGTGCTCATGACATGAACGAGAAGGTCGGGAATGTGCAGCCATTCAAGGATCTGGCAGAGGGATTGGCCAGGTGTGGTATCGCTACCATTCGTTACAATAAGCGTACCTTGACCTATGGCAAAGAGCTGGTTCAGGATTCCGGCCTCGATCTGACGGTAAAGGAAGAAACGATCGAGGATGCGATCTATGCGGCTGACCTTGCAAAGAATGACCCGCGCATAGATTCCCAGAAGGTATTCCTGCTGGGGCATAGTATGGGGGGGATGCTTGTGCCGCGGATTGATGCAGACGGGGGTGACTTTGCCGGTCTGATAATCTGGGCAGGTTCGCCGCGCAGGTTGGAAGAGATCATTATCGACCAGCAGGATGCGTTTATGAAAACTGCACATCCGGTTATGAAGTGGGTGATGAGGAGGCGTATCGGGGCACTGAGAGATAAATTCGACAGACTGTATAACATGTCGGACGAGGAGGCGAAAAAGACTCCCCTGTTCAACAAATACAGCACTATGTACTATCTGAAAGAATGGGGTGAAAAACCGGCAGCCCGGTACATGCAGGATCTTGATAAGCCGATTCTGGTGATGCATGCTGGCGCCGATGTTCATGTTTCAACCGAAAAGGATTTTGAGGCGTACAGGAAACTGTTGGCCGATCACCGGAACGCGACGTTCAAACTGTATCCCGATTTGAACCATATGTTTATGCAATCGATATATAGCGATATAAAAAAGGCTCTGAAGGAATACAAGATACCGCAAACAGTGTCAGCCACAGTCATACATGATATATGTCAGTGGATTCATGCCCGAGGAGAATAG
- a CDS encoding alpha-amylase, whose translation MSNRRGVILQFFHWYNKDDGKLWNKLSDEAESLSKAGFSSVWLPPAYKGHVGASDTGYGVYDLYDLGEFDQKGSVRTKYGTKDEYLRAIKTLQKFGMQSYADIVLNHRMGADATEIVNATPYSKENRQQPKGDLHEIEAHTHFSFPARKGKYSNFEWHWWHFDAVDFNQRSPDDSSTIYVFEGKTFDDYVSGEYGNYDYLMGCDLDFQNDEVREELIKWGKWYLDVTGVDGFRLDAIKHIPSWFFPIWLNEIRKHAGKELPVAGEYWDPDIGNLITYLEQTESSLMLFDVPLHYNFHSASIGGNGYDLRNIYKNTLMKERPSSAVTFVSNHDSQALQALESVVEPWFKPLAYALILLRREGYPCVFYADYYGAEYTDHGNDGDTHEISMPSHKWLIDKFLHARKNFTFGEQIDYFDHSNVIGWTFSGDNEHPGAMAVLMSNGSEGKKAMNTGKARETFIDITEHIKEKVETDENGWGEFVCPAGSLSVWISIKA comes from the coding sequence ATGTCAAACAGACGGGGAGTAATTCTTCAGTTTTTTCATTGGTACAATAAGGATGACGGCAAGCTATGGAATAAACTTTCCGATGAAGCAGAAAGTCTATCCAAAGCCGGATTTTCATCCGTATGGCTGCCCCCGGCTTACAAGGGGCATGTCGGGGCCTCCGATACTGGGTACGGTGTATACGATTTGTATGACCTTGGCGAATTTGATCAAAAAGGTTCAGTCAGAACAAAATACGGTACAAAAGATGAGTATTTACGTGCAATCAAAACGTTGCAAAAGTTTGGTATGCAATCATATGCTGATATAGTTCTTAATCATCGCATGGGCGCTGATGCTACAGAGATTGTCAATGCTACACCATACTCCAAAGAAAATCGCCAACAACCAAAAGGTGATTTACATGAAATTGAAGCACACACGCATTTCTCATTTCCTGCCCGAAAGGGTAAGTATTCAAATTTTGAATGGCATTGGTGGCATTTTGATGCAGTTGACTTTAATCAACGAAGTCCAGACGATTCTTCTACTATCTATGTATTTGAAGGAAAAACATTCGATGACTATGTTTCCGGCGAATATGGGAATTATGACTACTTGATGGGCTGTGACCTTGATTTTCAGAATGATGAGGTTCGCGAGGAGCTAATAAAATGGGGTAAATGGTATTTAGATGTTACAGGGGTTGATGGTTTCAGGCTTGATGCAATAAAGCATATACCCTCCTGGTTTTTTCCTATCTGGCTCAATGAAATAAGAAAACACGCTGGAAAAGAATTACCCGTCGCTGGAGAGTATTGGGATCCTGATATTGGAAATCTGATAACCTACCTCGAACAAACAGAAAGTAGCCTTATGTTGTTTGATGTGCCGCTACACTATAATTTTCATAGTGCAAGTATAGGCGGAAATGGATATGATCTCAGAAATATATATAAAAATACACTAATGAAGGAGCGCCCTTCATCTGCGGTCACCTTTGTTTCCAACCATGACTCTCAGGCATTGCAGGCATTAGAGTCAGTTGTCGAACCATGGTTCAAACCTTTGGCATATGCCCTGATATTACTGCGACGCGAGGGATATCCTTGTGTTTTCTATGCGGATTATTATGGTGCTGAATATACTGATCATGGAAATGATGGCGACACACACGAAATAAGCATGCCTTCCCATAAATGGCTGATTGACAAGTTTCTTCACGCCAGGAAAAATTTTACTTTTGGCGAGCAGATTGATTATTTCGACCATTCAAATGTCATAGGCTGGACATTCTCAGGTGATAATGAGCATCCAGGAGCCATGGCCGTACTAATGTCTAATGGTTCCGAGGGAAAGAAAGCAATGAATACTGGAAAGGCACGAGAGACATTCATTGATATAACAGAACATATAAAAGAAAAAGTTGAAACAGATGAAAATGGTTGGGGTGAATTTGTTTGCCCGGCTGGATCATTGTCTGTGTGGATAAGTATTAAAGCATGA
- a CDS encoding DUF21 domain-containing protein translates to MEIIIWIAIVLCLIQSGMFSGLNLAIFSLSKLELEVEAKKKNVKALKVLKYRSNSNFTLVTILWGNVAVNVLLALLADSVLAGISAFIFSTVIITFFAEIIPQAYFSRHAIQVAAILSPVLRFYQFILFPIARPVAFVLDKWLGGEGIRVFKERDMHHLIKLHIESADSDIAKMEGKGALNFLAIDDVLLSDEGEAVAPDSIIKLDFVENSPVFPQVSSSIDDAFLKQIYQPRKKWIIITDSKDVPKLVLRAKDYIAAVLFKESENVDPLRFCQKPIVALDSNQRLGKYLPEFKVSSGKSGKEVIENDVILFWTENPRIISGGDILGRLFRGIGNSISSADETVPHSVQKSL, encoded by the coding sequence ATGGAGATAATAATCTGGATTGCCATAGTGCTGTGTCTCATACAATCAGGCATGTTCTCAGGTCTTAATCTCGCCATATTCTCACTAAGCAAGCTTGAACTGGAAGTCGAGGCGAAAAAGAAAAATGTGAAAGCACTGAAAGTCCTGAAATATCGCAGCAATTCCAACTTTACACTTGTAACGATTTTATGGGGGAATGTCGCAGTAAATGTTTTATTGGCTTTATTAGCAGATTCTGTTCTTGCTGGTATCTCCGCATTTATTTTTTCTACCGTAATCATTACTTTTTTCGCTGAGATAATTCCACAGGCATATTTTTCCCGGCATGCTATACAAGTAGCAGCAATATTATCCCCGGTATTGCGTTTCTATCAGTTTATACTCTTCCCTATTGCCCGGCCTGTTGCATTCGTATTAGATAAATGGTTGGGAGGTGAAGGAATTCGTGTTTTTAAAGAGCGAGATATGCATCATTTGATCAAGCTCCACATTGAATCCGCCGATTCCGATATCGCAAAAATGGAGGGAAAGGGAGCTCTGAACTTTCTCGCTATTGACGATGTTTTACTCTCTGACGAAGGTGAAGCCGTTGCACCTGATAGTATTATCAAACTTGACTTTGTCGAGAACTCCCCTGTTTTTCCCCAGGTATCAAGCTCTATTGATGATGCATTTCTAAAACAAATCTATCAGCCTCGGAAAAAATGGATAATAATTACTGACTCAAAAGATGTACCAAAACTGGTCTTGAGGGCAAAAGATTATATCGCGGCCGTATTATTTAAGGAAAGTGAAAATGTTGATCCTTTGCGTTTCTGTCAAAAACCAATAGTGGCATTGGATTCCAATCAAAGGTTAGGGAAATATCTTCCTGAATTTAAAGTCAGCTCTGGTAAGTCAGGAAAAGAAGTCATAGAGAATGATGTTATTTTATTTTGGACTGAAAATCCCAGAATTATTTCTGGGGGCGATATTTTGGGGCGATTATTCCGTGGAATCGGTAATTCGATAAGCTCGGCTGATGAGACTGTTCCGCATTCAGTACAAAAATCATTATAG
- a CDS encoding DUF1349 domain-containing protein, which translates to MLEKNEIHQDFYWFNKPDFRIMNNRLHMVTSPDTDFWQNTHYNFQRDNGHCLFTRTETDFAVTVRTEFQPQQQYDQCGLMVRIDSQNWIKASVEYETPAHSRLGSVVTNLGYSDWATIDIDSRISVMWYRIQSKGNDMLIENSEDGSTWRQLRIAHLHGTSEALEVGVYACSPMDSSFEAIFDSFSLQDSHWR; encoded by the coding sequence ATGCTGGAAAAGAACGAAATACACCAGGATTTTTACTGGTTCAATAAACCCGACTTCAGAATTATGAACAACCGGCTGCATATGGTTACCTCGCCCGACACTGACTTCTGGCAGAACACCCACTATAATTTCCAGCGCGACAATGGGCATTGTTTATTCACCAGAACAGAAACGGATTTTGCCGTGACCGTCAGAACGGAGTTCCAGCCGCAGCAGCAATACGATCAGTGCGGCCTGATGGTGCGCATCGATTCGCAGAACTGGATCAAGGCATCTGTCGAGTATGAAACACCGGCACATTCCCGGCTGGGTTCAGTGGTTACCAATCTGGGGTATTCTGACTGGGCCACCATAGATATAGATTCACGCATATCCGTGATGTGGTACCGAATTCAGAGCAAGGGCAATGATATGCTGATCGAGAATTCCGAAGACGGCAGCACCTGGCGGCAGTTACGCATAGCTCACTTACATGGTACCAGTGAGGCATTGGAAGTCGGGGTCTATGCCTGCAGCCCTATGGACAGCAGCTTCGAGGCAATATTCGACAGTTTCTCCCTGCAGGACAGTCACTGGCGATAA